In Vicugna pacos chromosome 6, VicPac4, whole genome shotgun sequence, the DNA window TTTGGAGTATGTGGGTAGGAGATGGAACAAAGGAGAGTGCAAAAACAcagagtaaaaatatatatatagtcatgAGCAAAAACTGTAACTTAcgttataaagaaaaaaagttaaacaaacagATGAATAAAAACTATATGAAGATCAAAGATTGATGAAGAGGGCTAGAATAATTGGTTACCACTCCCTTGGCCCCCAGAAAGTGGAGAGAAGCTATtgagtaacttttaaaatatttttcaatagtgAATCACCAGGCCACTCCCTTCTGAATTTTTCTGGTGCTTTATTCTAAGCCAAGAGCaattttttgaataaaatttCTGCAGAGGTAGGAAGAAGACAAGACAGCCTGGCCAGAAGCACACTGCCCTGACAGCTCAGTCTGCTATTTCTGCGGTCAACAAATGGGAAGTAAACATTTGATGGCTCAGAGGGGCtagaaacatttctttaaaatggtCTTGAAAACTGGGACTGGGCCATATGTTACATCTCTGTTACTCACAAAGAGCAATAAAGCAGTAACTCTGAAACTGATGGAAGGTTCTCAGAAAACCTTGTGTGGCCAGCATTTAGAGGAAAGACCTTATTCTCATTCTCTTTTCTAAGCCTCATGGCATCACACAGCACAGGAAGGATTGCACCTGCCTGACCACCACCAGCAGCACCCCAAGATTTACAAAATAAGCAGTCTGAAATCTTTGTTTCCACTCTGAAAATATTGCCAGCCACAAGCATCCAGTCCATAGGCTTATTTCCCTTTTTCATAAATATACACGTGTATGAAATGTAGTGGTGacaccatttcttttttctttaagttccCTGCAGCTACTTGAAATCTGACCACCTGACAATAAGCCCTCCCCTCGAACTTCCTGGCTGTTATAAAGAATTCTACAGTATTCTGTAATCACATACACAAGACCCATAAAGTAATTTCAAGGGACCCTTCCTTGGCTCTTTAACCCTCCATAGTGCACCTGATGGGTGCCAGGCCTGGTGCTGGGTagtgaaaggaggaagggaagagagggacAAAATGACAAAAAGCTATCCCAGTCCTCCAGCAGCTGGCAAACTGTCTAGTGTCCATCCCCAACACATGCATACATGCATATTCGCCCTAAATAGGCCTAAGAGCATCCATCATACCCATCACATGTTCTTAGTAATAGGAAAGTTTTCCAAGActttaagaataaaatgtttctaaaaaaaCACTGCAATGCAGTCAACCACAGGAAAACAAAGGTTAAATAAAAGACATGAATAGCCAACAGCCAAGAAAGATTAGGGAGATTTGCAAACTCCCAAAGCAAGTCCTTCACACCCATTAACCCAATATATATAATACTTATACAAATTTTTACTTTGGCTCCTCCTCTAGGGACCAGCACAGAACCAGACCCATTTTCATAAGGGGACGGGGAGGAGTTGAGCTCACTTGATCCCAACCTTCTTTAGGTAGACTCCAGGGGCTCAGCCAGGAGCCTCACACGAAGGAGGGTTTCCAGGATCAAGCCCCTAATTTGTTACACAAGGAGAAAACCATGAACAACGTGTGCACTTGgtggtatttacttctttcttttaaataactGCCTTTTGGGAAGAGAGTTGTCATAAAGGCAAAGCAACAATTGGGGGGGGTATTAAAATATGAGGTGGCAACAGTTTAGCCCAATGTCTGCCTTCTACTTTAACCCATTGTTTGGTCTCATATGAGAGCTGCATGCTCTATGTTGTatgaaaagagaacagaaacaataagGAACCAACGAATCAGCTTCCCACCAACATATTGTGATCCACTAGgcaaaaaatatgttttattcttgtgtgtatgtgtgtacgaaTAGACAGACGTAGATACAAGTTTAAATAgagtaattttgttttctaagttCCTTTATGTCAGTGTATTTTTTCCCGAAGACCTTTTACTCTCTGGAGGTTTTAAATTCCTATATATTCATTGTGCAAGTTGATGCTAAGTCCATTGAGATAGACCCTCATTTCCGGAGCTTCCATAGGCATTGTTTAGACCAAATAGAAGTGTCTCTGGTGATGAAACCAACCAGGTTAACTGATTTCAGGGTATGACCACTTTCAAGAAAGTCAGGTAGAGTGAAACCATTGGCCTTGACCTACCTTGATCATGATGTTGCCTGAGTTGTGGCAGGGACCTGGGCAAAGAGATGGGCCTCTTCATGCCTTAGCTGGTGTGAAGTTTCCCCCAAGGGTTCACTGGCCCAAGCTTTTGCCTTAAGGGACTCAGCTGTCGCTACTACTACCACCTCACCACCCTGGTTTCTCCTAGGGTCTGGGAACATTTCCATCAGAGATACCAGTGGTGGGTACCGCTGGGAGCCCCAGGAAAGGAACATAGAGTCTGAGTTTGGCCCAGTGGAGTCCACATCAATTTTTTTCCATACCCAAGCCCAGATACTCAGGCTTTAAGAAGCTCTCCCTCATTGTGACCACCGCTTGCCCGGGGCTGAGGCTTGGAGCTGACCGGGTCGTAACTGCCAAGGGTTGGACAATGGGCACATCTGTCCTTTCTCTGAGGGATGAAAGCACCTAAGCGGACACGCTCTGCCTTTTGTTAcggattttttcctttcttttgtaaaTGAAAGAAAGCCGCGGCATGTGGCAACCGGGTGATACGTCCCACACTGGGGGCTTCCCCTTGCGTCCCCACCGGCCCAAGGACCAGGTTCGATCCTGGATTGGAGCTGATTGTAGGAAGCGAACAATTAGGCCCGAAGCTGAATTGATTTTCAAATCTGGAGGCTTCTCGCAGGGACGCCGGGAAGAGGGCGTCCCTACGGGCCATAGCAGAGACTGGTGCGCCTAGTCCACCCTGCCGGCGTCTGTCCTTCCGCAAGCAGCGGCCTCTGGGTGCTTTACCAGGAGGGCCATGAAGAAACCGCCGGAACAGCCCGAGAACCCAGAAGTTAACATAGGAACCCCCcagggcgcgcgcgcgcgcgcacacatacacacacagacacacacacacacacacacacacacacacacacacacacacacacacacacacacggcaagTCATTCACGAAGCTGGAGCGCTGCCTTAATTATCAGCAGATCTGGAGAAGGACCCAGGCGGCGGAGGACAGCAAGGTAGGCAGGGGCCGGAACTCTTGGCACTAAGCGCTCCTCTTCCCCGATCTTGGAAGAGGAAGGGTGGGCAGAGTATTAACAGGAAAGACAGAGATTGTCGGGTCAATAGCCACTAGGTTGACTAAGGCCTTCAGGATATTTGCTCCCTTCCCTTCTAAAAGGCCAAGCACCTGAAGATGGGGAGAACATGGACTCCCAGAAGACCTCCCAGGAAATAGGCCAGGGTGGAAGGAGTGATGACACAAGCTAAGGCTCCCCGGGGCAACCTGCACCGGGAGGCAGCAACTAAAGAGAGGGGCGATGGCTCTCCAGGCAGAGTGCGCCACTCGGGATGCAAACCCAGCAAATGCAACGAGCGGCTGGGAGGAGAGCGCACCCCAGCCAGGGAGCCGAGAAGGGGGCAAGTTTCCCAGGGTTGCAGTGGCAGCCCCAGGTCGCGCTCTACGATAAGCACTCGCACGTGCACGCCGCTCCCTCGCCACCCCCTCCACTTGTACAGGGACGTCACGGGCCGCGCGCGCGGGGACTGAGGGGGCGGTGCCGATTTGCGCGCCTGCGCGCTTCGCCCAGCGGGCGTGAGGGCGGGCCaaggcggccgcggcggcggcggtggaggAACAGCGGCCTCAGAGTCTGCAACAGTAACCGAGCCATGGCTGGAGCTGGCCAGCGGCGCGGGCAGGCAGCAGCCGCGGAAGGCACGCGGGCTGCGTCAGGGGAGCCGGGGGCCTCACAATTCTAAGAAGGAGAGGGGCGAGACGGGGCCGGGGGCGGGTGGGCTGGGGGCAACGCGCTCGCCCAAGGGCGCGGATCCTTTTtggaaattaatattaaaaaaaaaaaaaaacgccgaGGACGCTGAGGGGAAGGTGGGGGCAAGAGGAAAGGCGAGACAACTGAGACGGAGACAGAGCCCCACACTGAGAGGAAGGACGGAAGGCAGCAGTCGCCAGCAGCCGATGTGAAGACCGGACTGCGTGCGCCCTTCGCCGCCTCTGCCAAGCCTCATCGATGTTGTGTCCGCCGCCCGCTCGCCCGGATCACGATGAACGCGCAGCTGACCATGGAGGCGATCGGCGAGCTGCACGGGGTGAGCCATGAGCCGGTGCCTGCCCCTGCCGACTTGCTGGGCGGCAGCCCCCACGCGCGAAGCTCCGTGGCGCACCGCGGCAGCCACCTGCCCCCCGCGCACCCGCGCTCCATGGGCATGGCGTCCTTGCtggacggcggcggcggcggcagcgattaccaccaccaccaccgggCCCCTGAGCACAGCCTGGCCGGCCCCCTGCACCCCACCATGACCATGGCCTGCGAGACTCCCCCAGGTATGAGCATGCCCACCACCTACACCACCTTAACCCCTCTGCAGCCGCTGCCGCCCATCTCCACAGTCTCGGACAAGTtcccccaccatcaccaccaccaccatcaccaccaccaccctcatcACCACCAGCGCCTGGCAGGCAACGTGAGCGGTAGCTTCACGCTCATGCGGGACGAGCGCGGGCTGGCCTCTATGAATAACCTCTATACCCCCTACCACAAGGACGTGGCCGGCATGGGCCAGAGCCTCTCGCCCCTCTCTGGCTCCGGGCTGGGCGGCATTCACAACTCCCAGCAAGGGCTCCCCCACTATGCCCACCCGGGCGCTGCTATGCCCACCGACAAGATGCTAACCCCCAACGGCTTTGAAGCCCACCACCCGGCCATGCTCGGGCGTCACGGGGAACAGCACCTCACGCCCACCTCGGCCGGCATGGTTCCCATCAACGGCCTTCCTCCACACCACCCCCACGCCCACCTGAACACGCAGGGCCACGGGCAACTCCTGGGTACGGCCCGGGAGCCCAACCCTTCGGTAACCGGTGCGCAGGTCAGCAATGGAAGTAATTCAGGGCAGATGGAAGAGATCAATACCAAAGAGGTGGCGCAGCGTATCACCACCGAGCTTAAGCGCTACAGCATCCCACAGGCCATCTTCGCGCAGAGGGTGCTCTGCCGCTCCCAAGGGACCCTCTCGGACCTGCTGCGCAACCCCAAACCCTGGAGCAAACTCAAGTCCGGCCGGGAGACCTTCCGGAGGATGTGGAAGTGGCTGCAGGAGCCGGAGTTCCAGCGCATGTCTGCGCTCCGCCTAGCAGGTGAGCGGGCCAAGGAGCTGGGCGCGCAGGGAGATAAATAAGGTGTTCGGGAAACTGAAGGGACCCaaggaggctgggaaggagagagatCTGTGCACGCTTCATCCCGTCCTCCTTTCCTGGAGAAGGGGGTCCCTGGGCCTGAAAGAGCCAGAGCGTGGCTCCTGGAAACAGACAACCTCTTCCAGGAATCAGTGAGCTGGCCTGTGGAAGGCTCCGGAGCTGAGCGGCCGGCCTGGGTGCCTGCGGGTGTGCATTTGTGCTGGGAGACAGCGCAGGGAGTTCTCACGGCCATAGGTGGAGAGAAATCTCAGCACCTGGCTGAATACAGCCTTTGCCTCACTTCTGGTTTCGGTACTCCGGGTTTGGGAAGAGGGAGGTGACATGTGCGTGTACCAGCACTCATGCTGTCAAGTATCCCTGGCACATACCTGGGAGCTGGGCTGAAGCGCGCAGGAACTGCTCTCCAATGTTTGGCTGAACTCGCTGTGGTGACCCCCTCCCATGCTCACTCTAGTGTTGTGGATGCTGGGGGTGAGGGAGCGCACTTTGAGAGTTCCAGCAAAAGGTTCCGAGCCGCGTGGCGATGAGTGTGTGGCGCAGACGCTTTGTAAGGGTTAGCACGCACTCTACGCTTGTGACTGACTGTAGAGAAGGAGGCAGACCGTGCCAAGATCCGGATAAGGGCGCCAAGTAACAAGGGAGCTTCCAGCTGAGCCCAGGGACCGCCTTAGCTGCCGACTTGCTTAGGACTTCGCGTTTTCTTTTATTCCTCTGCATGAATTTTCGTCTGAATCCccgtgcagggggtgggggaaaaaaacaagtcTGCAAGCAGAGGTCTCCTGGGCCCAAAACCCCGAGGCCCTGATGTTTCGTAGTTGGGCGGGAAGGTTTCTGCGGCTCTGCATAGACACAGTGCCCAGCTCCTCCAGCCTCTCTAGGCAAAGGTACCGGGAAGGCTCTAGCCGGCTGACTGGCAGAAGGGACAACTGAGACCAGCCAGCCTGAATCATATGGGGGATTTCAAGCAGATTCGGTGACCCCCTAGAAGCCAAGGGCAGCCGAGGGTGGACTCGGTTTGATGAGACCTGGACTTTGTTGATTGACTCCTGGGTCCATGccacctctcccccacccctatcTGCCCCCTACCCAATCTCAGCCCGGCGTCCTAGCCTAGTCCTGGCTAAGAAAAAGGTAAAAGCAGGAATGAGGGTTTGTTAATTAACTGATCGTTCTCCATTAATTCGTCCCTGGAGAACGAGAGACAGTCAATCCGCTCAGAGCCGGGGGCACTGAGCCGTTTCACAGTCTAAAATCAAAGCGAGAGGccagggccccctcccccacctcgggCGGGCCAATGAGAAGCTAGAGGGAGGCAGGTGCCGGCGTGCCCGCGACTCCAGCTGGGATACAACCCACAGCACTCCTGGGGTCTGGGCTCTAGTGGCCTCCCTGCCCGAGCGCCGCGCAGACTGAGCCTTAGCCTCGCCAGGTTTTCCATCCCAGCCCTGCGCTCTTTGGCTCCAAGCAAAGTCCCCAGGCGGACTCGCAAACTGCGCCCAGAAACCAGGAGAGGCAGGggtaaggggaagggagggagaagaaagaggataCCCTCTGGGCTCCCGCGGTTCCACTCTGTAGCTCTGTGTGCAGCTACCAGATCGCCCCCTACGGCGTGGGCTGGCCGAGATCCGAGGGCAGCTAAAGTTTTAGGAGTGATGTTCAAAAAGGCTTTGCCTGACTGCTCTGCCTTTCCCGGAGCCCAAGGTGGTCAGTGCCTTTTCACACGCCCGTGACAGCCTGGTTTCATGACCTTTTACCGAGGCAGTGCCCACACAAGCCGGTTAGTGGGGTTTAGGGGAACGGAGGAAGAACGGTGGAAGAACGGTGAAAATTGAGAGCCATTACCCCAGAGAAGCTCGTTCCACACTCCCTACCTCCTGAAGGCTCTTGCTCAGGACTTCAAtgactatcctttccccactgcCTCCTACCGCCCCCTGGAAAGGCAAGCTGACAAGTTATGTTCAGAGACTACCCCGGAGCCCTAGAAATTCGCCCTAGCTCCCTTCCCTGTACCGGCGCCCTCTGACCTCCTCGCGTGGGCGGCCCTTGTACTGCAACCTGCACACGGGAGGCGCGGGCGGCATGCCGGCCGGGGTTGACAGGACCCAGGAGGTTATCGAAGGGGCCGCTGCCTGGCACCCAGCAGCCTGTGGCGAATCATGCCCAGCCTTTTCCTCGGAGGTGAGGGGGAGGTAAATCAGAGACTGCAGCGAGACAAGCGTTTGGCGCCAAAACCCAAGCTAACTCCACGTCCTAAAACCAGAATGCAGCGTCgtctcttccattttcctttctttaactTCATTAAAGGGGCGGGGCGGGCTGGGATGAGGGCGCGTGCAGAGCCAGCCGGGATCTACCCCATTACGTAGCAAGATCCGTGACTTGTTTTCAGATCACCGAAGAACAACGAGCCGTccctttaatattttcatttagaaaaagaaaaaaaaagtgaaaccgTTTCCTGAACTGTTCGAAAGATCTCTGGTAGGCCCTGACTGCAGGTGACTTAAAAAAGATTGCAAGCTTGTTCGCTGTGGCTGTGGGGCATTGCAGCCGCCTCGCCACCGCCAGCTCCCTTGCAACTTTGCTCGTCGTTGCACCCAAAGACCCGTCAAACTCGTTTCTACCCCAAGCGAGGCAGGGCCCATGGATGTTGGGTCCTTCACTCAACTCCCGATGTTGGAGGGAGAGTGGCTTCTTCGTGCCCCTCGCAGTACCCCAAGTTCCGAACAGCCTGCTGTGGAGGTCAACAGCCTCGGCACATGGCAGCGTGTTTGGAGAGGCGCTTTCTCTTTACGAAATTGTATCGGCTGGTGCCAGACGGGAGAGAAGGGAAGTCTCAACAAATTAACTacctttaaaaaatcaatatatgtTCCCTGATTGTAATACTTGCTGCTGCCCCATTAAAGTGCAGCGCAACCAGGCTCGCGCTGGGTCTCATTCCAGGTGGGGAGGGCAAGATGGGCTGTGCGGGTGGGTGGGTGCCCCGCCTGTTATGTAGGTGCCTATTAAGGCGCTAGGAGATTAGTTTCCAATTAAAGATTCTAGAAGGCTACGGGCCACAGTAGGGGAGCTGGCAGGGCAAGAAGAGGCTGCAACGTGCACCCACCAGCAGGTGCTGCACGGAAGACCCAGGAGACGAGGCTTAGGTCGGGCAAATGTGGGTGCtggaccaccctgaccctgcagaACCTGGAGGCCAAGAAACCTCCAAACGGTGGCATCAGGGAGCCAGACCAGTCTCCAGCAACTGGGACTGCGCCCTCTCCTTGTCCAAGATTTGCCCCAGAACCACCTGGAGCAaggcctgggccagggaaggGGGGCGGTGTGGCGGTCTGGCCAGGAGGTGGCCATGAGAAAGTCTCGCCCAGGCCAACCTGGGCCATGTTTGCCATAAGTGGCCTTGCGGCCTGGTTGATTGATAACTGGCCCCCCCGCACAAGTCCATTTGCTTTTTGTTAATATTTATCCTGGCGGGTGACATTTCAACTGTCCCCTCACTTCCCTGGGCCCCAGGAACCAAGCAGGAGTGCCATACTGGACCCTGGGAACCTCATTTCCCCAATCCTTGAAGATTCTGGGCTGGGAGAAGAGCCAGGACTGGGTGTGTGGGACGCGGGAACTGGAAGGGTTCCTGGGCCCAAGAGTAGGAGGAGAAGGTGCCAAGCCGACTGTTTCCCCTCCAGGCCCTGCATCTCTGCCTGGCGGGTCTCGCGCAGTGCAGCTGATCCCAGACGGCTGCGGCATGAACAAAGGGCCCGCAGGGCGCAGCAGATCTCAACCTTCTCACAGCCGTGGGGCGAGGGGGGCTGACTGCCTGGGAGGAGAGCCTCCTCTGAAGCTTTGTGGTAGCCTCCTCCCAGCATGGGCTGGGGGCCAGCCAGTTGTCAGGCAGAGGCCAAGGAGTTCCAGGGTCTCCCAACCAACTCAGGCCTAATGGTGGCCATGTTTCTGGGGAGTTGGCTAGGGACCCTACCCCCAAGCAGCTGAACAGGTCTCGCTGTTGGGAACAATCCCCAGAAGGCTCTGCGTGGGCCTTTCTCACAGCCCATGTCTGACCCTTCGAGGGTGAGGGACAATAGTTGTCTCCTGCAGTCCCCATTGGAGCACAAAAAcctcaggaagagagaaaggagcgCATGGGGTTAAGAAATGTGTATATGATGAAGACTGGAGCAGATAGTTTTTGACTAGGTGAGGGAGACCAGCTGCTGGGGCTTGCGGAGATCTGACGGTTATTGTGTGGTGACCTAGTGTCAGTGCATCGCGGCCGCCTGAGACAATAAACCCTGCGGTCTGTTCGGAGGACTTGGCTCTTCCTCCAGCGGTGCAGCTCTGAGCGCTTTGGAAGCACCAGGAGGGCGATCGGGGTCGACCAGAGCGACCCGACCGGCCCTGGGCGAAGACAAGTCACCAGAGATTCAGTCCTGCCATAGCTGTTTTGCAACTGGCACTTGGGATAGTCTGTGCCAACAATAGCACCGTTGTGTTGTAGCAGCAAAGCGACTTAAAGCCCAGcctgcatttttctttatcttcaagCTGCGATCGCTCAGCGCGCCGCAGAGAGCTAAACTCCTGCTCTCTTTGGACTCACCTTCTCCTGGTAGTGGAACTGACTGTGCTGCAGTAGCTGcgggcgccccctgctggccgCGGGGTCAGGCAACCCAGCAAGCCTCGGTGGTTCAATCCGCCACAGAAAGGAGACGGATGCCTGCTGCGGCTTTGTTTTTAGAATATCGATGTCCTAgtgattttcaaaacaataacTCTTTTGATAGGAAAAGAGTGTAGTGGAGGAAGAAAAGGATAGCTAGTGGATATATCTTGGTCCTGAACAAACCCAACTGATGAGACAATATTACCATTCCCCCAAAGTATACCCTAGCTCTAACCTCTCAAAACAAAATGCATGTTTGGAATTTATATCCAAATTATACTTTTTCTGGCATGTTATTATTTGAGAAAATCAGGGTCACAGTAGAGAAGGTGACCTTGGAGATCTGAATAGGAGGTTGGGGCTTGGGGTGTAGTGACGGGAGAGTGGATTAGCGattcctttgttttgttgtttcccGTCCAGCTAACTGACGGGGGTTAGAAGGCTTCCCTGAGGCTTTGAGCTTGAAGGTCTTTGTTTGCTCTCCAGTGGGGTGAGTGAAAGGACTCTCGGAGGCCTACTGGCCTGGAGCCCCGGAACGGCGTCAGGACCCTGGACAGGGCTCCGCCTGCGTGTTCGTTTCTCTTCGCCCCTGGAAGGTGGCTAGGATGCCTTTGAATAGCCGTAGTGAGGAAACGAAAATTAACAGCTAATATTTCGAAGTTTATGAGAGATAGTAGAGGTCCCGCCAGGAATATACCCCAGCACAGCCAAGTAACGGAAAAGATCAAACCTATTCTCGTCGATCAGGTGGTtgatctttccctccctcctcagcaGCTTTCTGTGTGCATCTGAGTGCACGTGCACACCTGCTTATACAATCGGAATTCGAGTCCCGATGGGTGTGACAGGGGTTGGATCATTAAGCTAAAACGTTCAATTCAGTCCCTTTGATCCGTGCTGGGGAAAATCTATAGTCATCTCTAATCTACGAGGTCTTTAAGGAGGTTGTTACATGAGCTGTTCTGATGTCATCATTTCCACATTCGTGGCAAATTCAGCTAATCAAACAGATGCTGCTACCTAaagttctctgaaaaaaaaaatcactctcacAGAGTGTATTGGTAACATTTATTCTTGATTTCCTTGTAATAAAGAAAACCCTCATGTCTAATGAAGGTGGGTAATTAAAAAGGAGGTTCCCGGGTGTCTTGCTCTTCAAAATCTATAGTTAGAAGCCTTGTCCTTCGAGTAACATTACTCAGTGCTCTTTGTAAACTCCATACATTGGAATAAACAccaatttaatattttaaggCAACCAAGGAGCCTTGATGGATTGGATGAGAAGTGACTAGTTTCACTTCAGTCCACATTAAAACAGCAGAATTTCCATGCTTTTGGTAAAATTGAATGGTTCCCAAACTAGGTTAGCAACAGGGAGGGTCTTATTGAAGTCATGGTAGAGGATAGATTTCCTATCACTCTGGATAAAAGCATTCAACAAGTATtcattaaatactattttcattatGTCTCTATTTAAATAAGATGAATAAGCACCTTTGGGAGAAGAAAGCCCCATTATTTTTACAAGAAGTGTCAGCCTCATagagttcagttaaaaaaaaaaaaaacctgatttctAATGTGAATGAATTTACTGCACAATCATAAATTCCTGTCTTCTATCAATAAATTtgcacagatttttattttaacacaAGTATATTAATAGTATTGAAgcttaattttcttttgaaatgatagGATTTGGATTAGATGACCAGACCAGTCACAGGGCAATTTGATTATTTTGATACAAACATATGAATTTAGGTTTTATCACAGGGTCTTGCTTATAGAACCATCCACATTAAGTTCCTCCCAAAAGATGTTACATCATCATAAAGTTGGAACAAATTAGCTTCTAGAAATTTTCTTCTTCTGTAGGTGAGATAATTTGATAAGACAACAGCTGAACAGAACCAGATCCTGAAGTACAACCCACAGATTTGTCATGGCAATTGATAAGGAAGGAGATTGTGTCTACTGTGTACATTCTGTTAGTCAGGTGTGCTAATACACTGTGCTGGGCACATAGATGTCCTCACTTAATACTCACTGTCTATGCCAGTGGCTCCCAAATCTTGCTACACTTTGGAATCATTTAGGGATCCTTAAAAAACGATTTCTGGCAAAACTCCTAGATATTCTGGTGTAACTAGTATAGGGCATGGCTTAAGCATTGGGGTTTTTAAAAGCTCTGAGGTGGTTTTAATATGCAGCAAAGTTTGAGGGCTACTAGCTTACAAGGTAGTTACaatcacttttcttctttctctgttcaatgaaattaaataacttaCCTGTGGTAACACAGCTGAAAATCACTGAGGCCCTGAACTCAGGTTTCCCAGCTCAAAGCCCAGAATCCCCTTACCCTCCACTCTGCCTCATTTACTGATTCAGATCCACCAGGTCACTGGACCCAGAGTGTGGAAATGTCTGATCCACTGTCATAAACACCCAGTCTAGGAACGAAGTCTCTGCATAATAAAGGCCTTGGAATTAAAGTGTGTCTTCCCTCTGGGACTCTCAAAGAGAGGACTTGTGGaaacttatttcttttttactcaAGACTTATAAGAGAGACTTTTTATTGCTCTCTTTTGAAGAAGCAGCCAGAAGGAATTTGAGGTAGGAGGCAGTAACAGAGCTAGACATGGAACCCAAGTCTCTCCATCCATTTGTTCACTTAAACAATTATTGATGGGCAAGACCCATCTCATTAGATGTGTTCTGTGGGTAGGACTAGTCCACTGGGACCCACGTCTGGAGGAGGATCTGAAGGCCCAAACTTCCCATACTTTCAGGCATTGGTGTTCTGATCTGCACTTGCGTTTCTTGAATTCACATCAGTGCCCGTCTTGCTATTCCAAGCTTGTTGTTACTCATGTTTTAGGACTCTgcactaagaaaataataaattgacTTAAACTATATGTTGGCAAT includes these proteins:
- the ONECUT1 gene encoding hepatocyte nuclear factor 6, whose product is MNAQLTMEAIGELHGVSHEPVPAPADLLGGSPHARSSVAHRGSHLPPAHPRSMGMASLLDGGGGGSDYHHHHRAPEHSLAGPLHPTMTMACETPPGMSMPTTYTTLTPLQPLPPISTVSDKFPHHHHHHHHHHHPHHHQRLAGNVSGSFTLMRDERGLASMNNLYTPYHKDVAGMGQSLSPLSGSGLGGIHNSQQGLPHYAHPGAAMPTDKMLTPNGFEAHHPAMLGRHGEQHLTPTSAGMVPINGLPPHHPHAHLNTQGHGQLLGTAREPNPSVTGAQVSNGSNSGQMEEINTKEVAQRITTELKRYSIPQAIFAQRVLCRSQGTLSDLLRNPKPWSKLKSGRETFRRMWKWLQEPEFQRMSALRLAACKRKEQEHGKDRGNTPKKPRLVFTDVQRRTLHAIFKENKRPSKELQITISQQLGLELSTVSNFFMNARRRSLDKWQDEGSSNSGNSSSSSSTCTKA